In Pseudobdellovibrio exovorus JSS, the genomic stretch AGATCTTTCTAGATAGCCAAAGATGAGGTTCGGTATGGACATGGTAAAAAATAAGAAGACAGCCATCCAGCGTAATTTAATCAGCCAAAGAATTTTAGTCAGTTCTGGATCTGATTTCTGATAGGGGAATTTAAAAAGATTTAAACTCTCTTTAAGCAGAGATGATACGGAGGCGTCTTCCGAAGTTATCGAAAAAAGCCTCGTGCGAATAGACTGCAAAGCACTTAACGCATTCACAGCTAAGACATAACGTAGAATTATTATTTTGGCGACTATTGATAATTGATGCAACGAATTGTTGCGTCAATTAAAGAGTAAACAGAACTGTCTTAAAAGATCCAGTTCGAACGTAACATCCATAGAAAAACAAGACTGGCCATTACAATAGTAGAAGCTTTCAAGGTCAGCTTTCTTTTTTTCTCTAAATGGCGGCTATTATGTTTTTTTAAATAGGGAATGAACAGAATTAAAAAAAGGAAAATTATGAGTGATCTTTCAAGAAAGATCAAATCAGGGTAATCAGCCATGGGGGCCTGTACGGGATCTGGCAGTGAATTTGGTACAGTCTGCGGGATATACCATACCGAAGATATTTTGAGCTGGATAAAATCAAAAAAACTCATGTTATCGCCAACCTTTTAGGTGTTCTTTAATATGTTTATATTTAGGTTAAAAAAACATGGAGTAAAAAATATATAAAAATCATATCTAGCTCTGTGTGTGTAAAAAAGAGGTAAAAATTGCGTTTTTTACATATTTTTAACACTCTTACCAATGATGATAGTTCTGTTCACATATTAAAAAGGAGCAGAACATGGGTACTCAAAAACTACAAAAAAATAAAATTTTATCAAATTTAAAAAATACGAAAAGCGGTCTGATGGCTCTTTTAACAGGGACAGCTCTTATCATTCCCAATCAGGGGTTCTCGGCGACAGATAGAAAGATCACATGGTCAGGATATGTTGATACACAATATGCTTTTGACTTCAATTCTCCAGCGAATGGGGACCGAGCATTTACAACTCAGCCGGCCAGAAATAATGAGTTCAATATTAATCTTGGATTTATCGAAGTGCGTTCGGAATCTACAAAAACACGTGGGCGTTTCGCTTTACAAGCGGGTACAGCTGTTCAGAGTAATTATTCTTCTGAACCGACGCGAGGATCTATCAGTGGAGGAGAACTTTCACGTCATATACAAGAAGCGCGTATGGGATACGCGGTTGGACAAAATACATGGATTGATGCCGGCGTATTTTTTGCCCATGTGGGTTCTGAATCATGGATTTCAAAAGACAATCTGACTTTAACGCGTTCACTCGTTGCGGAGTTCTCGCCTTACTATCTATCTGGCATTAAACTTACGCATGCATGGTCTGAGCGACTCGTCTTACAATTACTTCTTACCAATGGCTGGCAAAATATGTCTGAAAATAATACCGATAAAAGTTTAGGAACGGGTATCGAATATTCATTGGATAAAGTTATTTTGGTGTATAATACAATTTTAGGGAACGAGATCTCGGGTGATTTAAATGAAACACCACGAAACAGTGAACTTCGTCATTTTCATAACTTTATTGTAAAGAGCAAATCGCTAGAGCGTATAGAGTGGGTTGTACAAGCCGATGTTGGATTTCAACGTAAACCCAATAGCTCTAGTTATAGTTCATGGTGGGGAACGACAGGGATGGCTCGTTACAAGTTAAATGAAACTCAAAAGA encodes the following:
- a CDS encoding porin — protein: MGTQKLQKNKILSNLKNTKSGLMALLTGTALIIPNQGFSATDRKITWSGYVDTQYAFDFNSPANGDRAFTTQPARNNEFNINLGFIEVRSESTKTRGRFALQAGTAVQSNYSSEPTRGSISGGELSRHIQEARMGYAVGQNTWIDAGVFFAHVGSESWISKDNLTLTRSLVAEFSPYYLSGIKLTHAWSERLVLQLLLTNGWQNMSENNTDKSLGTGIEYSLDKVILVYNTILGNEISGDLNETPRNSELRHFHNFIVKSKSLERIEWVVQADVGFQRKPNSSSYSSWWGTTGMARYKLNETQKISGRIEHFEDPDQIVLVTGATEALNATGASIGFDQILDEDFLWRNEIRYLSATDSVFPEGTNSTSKENTTLTTSLAFSF